The Maridesulfovibrio frigidus DSM 17176 genome has a segment encoding these proteins:
- a CDS encoding Fic/DOC family protein, which produces MPTRYAHRDIYTYKDSSVLRNKAGLTNQEALDQFERLSVANRMMEDSPSGEFNYQHLKAIHLHLFQDVYDWAGQERNVSISKGATLFANPRCLESCISTLLTELAGDDYLQDLSPSDFVEQVAHYVVELNVAHPFREGNGRAIREFLSLLASKAGYDVDIEKLQDGWLEACIEGVSKGEQLMCDVVARALVVFED; this is translated from the coding sequence ATGCCTACACGATATGCTCATAGAGACATATATACTTACAAAGATTCATCCGTCCTCAGAAATAAGGCCGGACTAACAAACCAAGAGGCGCTTGATCAATTCGAGCGCCTTTCTGTTGCCAACCGAATGATGGAAGATTCTCCTAGCGGAGAATTTAATTACCAACATCTCAAGGCTATTCACCTCCATCTATTCCAAGATGTTTACGACTGGGCAGGGCAAGAGCGAAATGTTTCAATAAGTAAAGGAGCAACCTTATTTGCAAATCCCCGCTGTTTAGAATCTTGCATATCTACACTTCTCACCGAATTGGCAGGTGATGATTACTTACAAGATCTTTCTCCCAGTGATTTCGTTGAACAGGTTGCTCATTATGTGGTTGAATTGAACGTTGCGCATCCGTTTCGTGAAGGAAATGGCCGAGCCATTCGTGAATTCCTATCTTTGTTGGCAAGCAAGGCCGGATATGACGTAGATATAGAGAAGCTGCAAGACGGCTGGCTGGAAGCGTGCATTGAAGGCGTTAGCAAGGGGGAGCAGCTAATGTGTGATGTTGTTGCCAGAGCTCTAGTTGTTTTTGAAGATTAA
- a CDS encoding YobI family P-loop NTPase, with amino-acid sequence MTDEKTPKYVSLAPIDDADPNRTYSKALTFALNESDIKNIALTGPYSSGKSSVIKTFEKKCGKRYKILNISLASFKDEKAKENGYDKGQSHLIEKSILQQMIYGADADNLPYSRFKKIITPKGAKTKSTIFALWIVLIYIMYVHRGVTSTLQLPMYLLYFFAGLVTFIGGVAFFHYAYLAFFKINLTRISIASAEIETCSKSEDSLFNKYLDEIIYFFKATNYNLVVFEDLDRFESTDIFVKLREINTLVNENNNDNGKITFLYAVKDDLFSTTDRTKFFDFILPVVPVVNASNSFDKIQEILRNTATKIDHQFLKDISLYCNDLRLIHNVVNEFLIYHKKINADLDKTKLLAMMFYKNLYPTDFDKLHHREGFFFKICEHKFKFAHTKETQLKKELEFLRNKLTDSNSEKIKNLSELVKVYLAPILMKATTINGNNGAIRGESNTVIRFSDLTTIKSFEINIAKNGAQLQLCSEQGRNGITIPTFADFEKEIDPNRTFLERKEALENNSSKKRAVIEKEIQKIKSEIENLNCSSLSDLTKQASIQDILNLQSDTPEDNGKRYEVLLYLVRNGHLDTDYHNFISLFHEGRLSFVDRDFLLNILNGNPPELRQKVDNPLEVINDMRESDFNTEYVLNIHLVNYLFKYNHAKRDNVVQYIIGNYEQCGNFFTTYLEQGESSEELFTSLSHKWPEFAEEAINANTEVTPTIIGSILKYVENSHIVNEMNDGGVVTDYISEYGNRLFTYELDDHQDYSVLNDLEVKFEVLKELKSNNQLIEYAYEHNLYEINEENISFLIGDYSWKSDDGNLSAKNYTTICESETTKLAQYIDNNLAEYINKVFLTLPENIKESGDVINKLLTSEKLNMEQKEKVIEKQDYIFESFEGVPSELWNTLLEKDKITPSWKDLIDYLSSEEYEESLLTSVFKSTYNCKKLGADEDHLDELRTDEGWNLFKVILNNDEIADTNYCALVKASPITLKAYPDSISNEKCLCLARTDIIILSPESFQAAKDRKSIDLVVALIQYNIAFYIENTSDYPIKGDVKERLLQSDIDESAKISICYGVTINDLEDSPNFAPLISGLILKEELDSSKFEDEILTKVIISCGGEEDQIRLLTKCIPTCNKDLVSNILDQISKIYSGMLLPRNHKSFENIPLHKNLIDALELRGFISSQKLIDEDKQIKVYTFRS; translated from the coding sequence ATGACAGATGAAAAAACTCCTAAATATGTATCACTAGCACCTATCGACGATGCAGATCCCAACCGCACATACTCAAAAGCTTTAACTTTTGCTTTAAACGAAAGCGATATTAAAAACATTGCTTTAACAGGGCCATACAGCTCAGGTAAAAGCAGCGTAATTAAAACTTTTGAGAAGAAGTGCGGCAAGCGTTATAAAATTTTAAACATTTCGCTTGCTTCGTTTAAAGATGAAAAAGCGAAAGAGAATGGTTATGACAAGGGTCAAAGCCATTTAATTGAAAAAAGTATTCTACAGCAAATGATCTACGGAGCTGATGCGGACAATCTCCCCTACTCTCGCTTTAAAAAGATCATTACCCCCAAAGGAGCGAAGACAAAATCAACTATCTTTGCTCTTTGGATAGTACTCATCTATATAATGTATGTGCATAGGGGTGTCACTTCTACTTTGCAGCTTCCAATGTACCTTCTTTATTTTTTTGCTGGGCTCGTCACTTTTATTGGGGGCGTCGCCTTTTTCCATTATGCCTATCTTGCATTTTTTAAAATAAATTTGACGCGGATTTCTATAGCAAGTGCTGAGATAGAAACTTGTAGTAAAAGTGAAGATTCCCTTTTCAATAAATACCTTGATGAAATAATCTATTTCTTTAAAGCAACGAATTACAACCTTGTTGTCTTTGAAGATTTAGATAGGTTTGAATCAACAGATATTTTTGTAAAACTCAGAGAAATAAACACGCTAGTAAATGAAAACAATAACGATAATGGGAAAATAACATTCCTATATGCCGTTAAAGACGACCTTTTTTCTACTACTGATAGAACTAAATTTTTTGACTTTATTTTGCCCGTAGTCCCTGTTGTGAATGCTTCAAATTCTTTTGATAAGATACAAGAAATATTGAGAAATACCGCGACAAAAATAGATCATCAATTCCTTAAAGATATTTCTCTTTATTGTAATGATCTCAGACTCATCCACAATGTTGTTAATGAGTTTTTAATTTACCACAAAAAAATAAATGCAGATTTGGATAAAACTAAACTTTTGGCAATGATGTTTTATAAAAATCTATATCCAACAGATTTTGACAAGCTACATCACAGAGAAGGATTTTTCTTCAAAATTTGTGAACATAAATTTAAGTTTGCCCACACTAAAGAAACACAATTGAAGAAAGAGCTTGAATTTTTAAGAAATAAATTAACAGACTCAAACAGTGAGAAAATTAAAAATTTAAGTGAACTTGTCAAAGTATATCTCGCACCGATATTAATGAAGGCTACTACGATAAACGGTAATAATGGCGCAATCAGAGGCGAGTCTAATACAGTAATACGATTCAGTGATCTAACTACAATAAAGTCATTTGAAATCAACATTGCGAAGAACGGTGCCCAACTACAACTATGTAGCGAACAAGGGCGCAACGGCATAACCATCCCTACTTTCGCTGATTTTGAAAAAGAAATTGACCCAAATAGAACTTTTTTGGAGAGGAAAGAAGCTCTAGAAAACAACTCCTCAAAAAAGAGAGCTGTAATAGAGAAGGAAATTCAGAAAATTAAATCTGAAATTGAAAATTTAAATTGCTCGTCCTTGAGTGACCTCACAAAACAAGCCAGCATACAGGATATACTCAATCTCCAGTCTGATACGCCTGAAGATAACGGCAAAAGATATGAAGTTCTTTTATATTTAGTACGAAATGGGCATTTAGATACAGATTACCATAACTTCATATCCCTCTTCCATGAGGGCCGATTAAGCTTCGTAGATAGAGACTTCCTGCTTAACATACTAAACGGCAACCCTCCTGAACTCAGACAAAAAGTAGATAATCCTCTCGAAGTCATTAACGATATGCGAGAGAGTGATTTTAACACAGAATATGTCTTGAACATCCATTTAGTAAATTATTTATTCAAATATAATCACGCCAAACGCGATAACGTAGTACAATATATCATTGGTAATTATGAACAATGTGGAAACTTTTTTACCACGTACCTAGAACAGGGCGAAAGCTCAGAGGAATTATTTACAAGCCTAAGCCATAAATGGCCTGAATTTGCAGAAGAAGCTATCAATGCAAATACAGAAGTGACTCCAACAATCATTGGCTCAATTTTAAAATATGTTGAAAACAGCCACATCGTAAATGAAATGAATGATGGAGGAGTGGTTACGGACTATATTAGTGAATATGGAAACCGACTTTTTACTTATGAACTAGATGATCATCAAGACTATTCAGTTTTAAATGATCTTGAAGTAAAATTCGAGGTACTTAAAGAGCTAAAAAGCAACAACCAACTCATCGAATATGCTTATGAACACAATTTATATGAAATCAATGAAGAAAATATATCCTTCTTAATAGGTGACTACTCATGGAAATCGGACGACGGTAATCTTTCTGCTAAAAACTATACAACTATCTGTGAATCTGAAACCACCAAACTGGCACAATATATAGACAACAATTTAGCTGAATATATTAACAAAGTATTCCTTACGCTTCCTGAAAACATAAAAGAAAGTGGGGACGTGATCAACAAATTGCTCACATCAGAAAAATTAAATATGGAGCAAAAAGAAAAAGTAATCGAAAAGCAAGATTATATCTTCGAATCTTTTGAAGGAGTTCCCAGCGAACTGTGGAACACTCTGCTCGAAAAAGATAAAATTACCCCTTCATGGAAAGATCTGATAGATTACCTATCTTCCGAAGAGTACGAAGAGAGCTTACTTACCAGTGTATTTAAAAGCACTTATAACTGTAAAAAACTCGGAGCAGACGAAGACCACCTCGACGAACTCCGTACTGATGAGGGCTGGAATCTTTTTAAGGTTATTCTAAATAATGATGAAATAGCAGATACTAACTATTGTGCATTAGTGAAAGCAAGCCCTATAACACTCAAAGCATACCCTGACTCTATTTCGAATGAAAAATGTTTATGCCTAGCCAGAACAGATATAATAATTTTGTCACCAGAATCATTTCAAGCGGCCAAAGACAGGAAAAGTATAGACCTCGTTGTTGCCTTAATTCAATACAACATTGCCTTCTACATTGAAAATACATCCGATTATCCTATCAAAGGGGATGTAAAAGAACGACTACTGCAAAGCGATATTGATGAAAGCGCGAAGATCAGTATTTGCTACGGTGTTACTATAAATGACCTTGAAGACAGCCCAAACTTCGCCCCGCTAATTTCTGGCCTAATCCTTAAAGAAGAACTTGATTCTTCAAAATTTGAAGACGAAATACTGACAAAAGTGATTATTAGCTGCGGTGGAGAGGAAGACCAAATCAGACTCCTTACTAAATGCATTCCTACATGTAATAAAGACCTAGTTTCAAACATCCTTGATCAGATCAGCAAAATATATAGCGGGATGCTCTTACCTCGTAATCATAAATCATTTGAAAACATTCCATTGCATAAAAACCTCATAGATGCGCTCGAGTTGCGAGGGTTCATATCTTCACAAAAACTGATAGATGAGGATAAACAGATAAAAGTTTACACTTTTAGATCGTAG
- a CDS encoding hybrid sensor histidine kinase/response regulator, giving the protein MVKPRSLKYIFYRNLGPALAVPLLLMSLFTIFTAYQNARTQMVANSKRVSTLLSNTIKTSLQDSENRITALAKLLDDGKINSTNLPFVLGQILKSHGSFLDIRVLNDNGIVWAMSPHDEDAIGLDMSRTPQFFDAKKHGVAMWSKAYISAYMNQPTASISVPFSGGVIVANYDFVKLRISVGALAPEKGLTVAILDGAGTILANSDSGKALRRERDSNADEYLALSKKSERLAMFVIDGHEELITVTPISVTGWTLVVAQDMQLVMDPVYRLAYTYSGFAIVFMLLGIALAYHFLSRVFSYFQKLIVNIRRVSDGSYQLDLPHEGIREMEEVEENFYRMSQHIRTREVHIVELNEELQFRLGEAETASRAKSEFLANMSHELRTPLNGALGMLQLLQMCDLNSEQKDYAEIAIRSCKNLTDLLNDILDLSRIEANRMPIILERFHLSDIYTSLEEIFGLAAREKGVDLILEVSPEIPDAQLGDPVRIKQILFNLVGNAVKFTSEGSIVVEAYPLPSKDLDSYRVLFSVSDTGLGIEDSQLENIFEPFTQTEASFTRRFGGAGLGLSIVKRLVELMGGKISIASSLGGGTVVYFCLTFGPVPGQDEKASVLAEVDIEGDLSAVRVLVAEDEQINQMLIEGLLIKQGIHPVCVKDGQEAIAMLESNSFDMVLMDVQMPVMDGMSAIKLIRASGKPYANLPVIALTAYAMGGDKEKFLEAGFSGYISKPLEFEDLLRVLLQHRSQ; this is encoded by the coding sequence ATGGTTAAACCTAGAAGTCTGAAATATATATTTTACCGCAATCTTGGGCCTGCTTTAGCTGTTCCTTTGTTGCTCATGTCGCTATTCACTATTTTTACTGCGTATCAGAATGCAAGAACACAGATGGTTGCAAATAGTAAGCGTGTTTCAACTTTGCTTTCTAATACGATCAAAACCAGTCTTCAAGATTCAGAAAATAGAATTACAGCTCTGGCTAAACTTTTGGACGATGGGAAGATTAATTCTACTAATTTACCTTTTGTTTTGGGACAAATTTTAAAAAGTCACGGTAGTTTTCTTGATATCAGAGTTTTGAATGACAATGGTATTGTGTGGGCCATGTCGCCGCACGATGAAGATGCGATAGGTCTTGATATGTCACGAACTCCGCAGTTCTTTGATGCAAAGAAACATGGCGTGGCTATGTGGTCTAAAGCGTACATATCTGCGTACATGAACCAGCCTACCGCCTCTATCTCTGTGCCGTTCTCCGGCGGCGTGATTGTAGCTAATTACGATTTTGTGAAGCTTCGTATCAGTGTTGGCGCGCTTGCTCCTGAAAAAGGACTGACCGTTGCTATACTTGATGGGGCCGGAACTATTCTCGCTAATTCTGATTCTGGAAAAGCTCTTCGCCGGGAAAGAGATTCCAATGCTGATGAATATCTGGCCTTGTCTAAAAAATCTGAACGCCTCGCAATGTTCGTAATTGACGGTCATGAAGAGCTTATTACGGTTACGCCTATCTCTGTTACAGGTTGGACGCTGGTTGTAGCTCAGGATATGCAGCTTGTTATGGATCCTGTTTACCGTCTGGCATACACTTACAGCGGATTTGCCATTGTTTTCATGCTACTTGGGATTGCGCTTGCGTATCATTTTTTGAGCAGGGTATTTTCATATTTCCAGAAACTCATCGTTAATATTCGCCGGGTGAGTGATGGATCTTATCAGCTTGATCTTCCGCATGAAGGGATTCGTGAGATGGAAGAGGTGGAAGAAAATTTTTATCGAATGTCGCAGCATATTCGCACGCGCGAAGTGCACATAGTTGAGCTAAATGAGGAGCTTCAATTTCGCTTAGGAGAGGCCGAAACGGCAAGTCGGGCTAAGAGTGAGTTTTTGGCAAACATGAGTCATGAGCTTAGGACTCCTCTTAATGGCGCATTGGGCATGTTGCAATTGCTGCAGATGTGCGACTTGAATAGCGAGCAGAAAGATTACGCTGAGATAGCCATTCGTTCTTGTAAGAACCTTACAGACCTTTTAAATGATATTCTTGATCTTTCTCGCATTGAAGCAAATCGGATGCCGATCATTCTTGAGCGGTTTCACCTTTCTGATATCTATACTTCTCTTGAGGAAATATTCGGCCTAGCTGCCCGTGAGAAGGGAGTTGATCTGATTCTGGAAGTATCTCCTGAGATTCCTGACGCGCAGCTCGGAGACCCTGTACGCATTAAGCAGATCTTGTTTAATTTGGTGGGTAATGCGGTTAAGTTTACCTCTGAAGGGAGTATAGTTGTCGAGGCTTATCCGCTTCCTTCAAAGGACTTGGATAGTTACCGCGTTTTGTTTTCAGTTTCAGATACAGGGCTCGGCATTGAAGATAGTCAACTTGAAAATATTTTTGAGCCTTTTACACAGACTGAAGCTTCATTTACCAGACGTTTCGGCGGGGCAGGACTTGGGCTGAGTATTGTTAAGCGATTGGTAGAATTGATGGGTGGTAAAATATCCATAGCAAGTTCTCTAGGTGGCGGTACTGTGGTATATTTTTGTCTGACCTTTGGGCCAGTACCTGGTCAGGATGAAAAGGCAAGCGTTCTTGCGGAAGTTGATATTGAAGGTGATCTGTCTGCCGTACGCGTTCTTGTTGCTGAGGATGAACAGATTAACCAGATGCTTATTGAAGGATTGCTCATCAAGCAGGGCATTCATCCTGTTTGTGTTAAAGATGGGCAGGAAGCGATAGCAATGCTCGAGAGCAACTCTTTTGATATGGTTCTTATGGATGTACAGATGCCCGTCATGGACGGTATGTCTGCAATTAAATTGATACGAGCAAGCGGCAAGCCTTATGCAAACCTTCCTGTTATTGCCCTTACAGCCTATGCGATGGGCGGAGATAAAGAAAAGTTTCTTGAAGCAGGTTTTAGCGGCTATATTTCTAAACCACTTGAATTTGAAGATTTGCTGAGGGTTCTTTTGCAACATAGATCTCAGTGA
- a CDS encoding tyrosine-type recombinase/integrase, with product MATPKWEASQKFKGVRWYKHESRKYGVRYDRCFDIRYSGSGQRFASTLGWESAGWSEEKAYLKRDEYLENLKKGEKPYTYKQELELLKLKNELDSQIKLQEAESRRNEELTFGEVFAAYMVWAKNNKTHWKDDEQRYNSHLKGSLHTVLFNEVSSYLLEQIKATLLKKLSPASTKHCIVIVRQVYNRAIEGAIGINDKPFLWYGVSPIVGVKLRNLVGDNSKQRTLDTFDSSEGENGRDEKKLMLSLEERSFVTYGLAMTSLYAGLRFAEAAHLKWLHIDLKSGHINCLEGKGGLDRKILIPIHKKLRSVLEIQFEKQNPKQIDLVWPGQSNIPFKSVSSTFPRVVKELKLNEGVTDRRMKLDFHSLRHTFATRLGNAGAPITILRDLLGHRDLTMVSRYAKSSQSVAEEAIARLE from the coding sequence ATGGCAACTCCTAAATGGGAAGCTTCACAGAAGTTCAAAGGCGTTCGATGGTATAAGCACGAATCCAGAAAGTATGGTGTTCGATATGATCGTTGTTTTGATATCAGGTACTCAGGTTCAGGTCAGAGATTTGCTTCAACTCTTGGCTGGGAATCAGCCGGATGGTCTGAAGAGAAAGCATATCTAAAACGCGATGAATATCTGGAAAATTTAAAAAAGGGCGAAAAGCCCTATACCTATAAGCAAGAACTTGAGCTTTTAAAACTAAAGAACGAGCTAGATAGCCAAATCAAACTACAGGAAGCGGAATCCAGGCGTAATGAAGAGCTTACTTTTGGTGAAGTTTTTGCGGCTTATATGGTCTGGGCTAAAAACAACAAAACACATTGGAAGGATGATGAGCAGCGTTACAATTCACATTTGAAAGGTAGTCTTCACACAGTTCTTTTCAATGAGGTTAGCAGCTATCTTCTTGAGCAGATAAAAGCGACATTGCTCAAAAAGCTTTCTCCTGCATCCACTAAGCATTGTATCGTGATAGTACGGCAGGTATACAACAGGGCCATTGAGGGGGCGATTGGAATTAATGATAAGCCCTTTTTGTGGTATGGCGTTAGTCCTATAGTAGGCGTTAAGCTTAGGAATTTGGTCGGTGATAATTCTAAGCAACGAACTTTAGATACTTTTGATTCTAGCGAAGGTGAGAATGGCAGGGATGAAAAGAAGTTAATGCTCTCCCTTGAAGAAAGATCCTTTGTTACTTACGGCCTTGCAATGACGAGCCTTTATGCAGGGCTTAGATTCGCAGAAGCGGCACATTTGAAATGGCTGCATATAGATCTAAAAAGTGGTCATATTAATTGTCTTGAAGGTAAAGGTGGTTTGGATCGAAAGATACTAATTCCAATCCATAAAAAGCTTCGGAGTGTTCTAGAGATTCAGTTTGAAAAGCAGAACCCAAAACAGATTGATTTGGTCTGGCCCGGTCAAAGCAATATCCCCTTCAAAAGCGTGAGCTCTACTTTTCCTAGAGTTGTGAAGGAATTGAAGCTGAATGAGGGAGTCACAGACCGTAGAATGAAACTCGATTTCCATTCGTTACGGCATACTTTCGCAACGAGGCTAGGTAATGCAGGTGCGCCTATAACGATCTTGAGGGACTTGTTAGGGCATAGGGACTTAACAATGGTCTCGCGGTATGCGAAATCAAGTCAGAGCGTGGCTGAGGAGGCTATTGCTCGGTTGGAGTGA
- a CDS encoding ankyrin repeat domain-containing protein: MKTGKGIMTTNVKHHKKTILFVTIALLYYLTIGTIVAHSQNLFSAIEYNDIKEVKRLIRNGADVNGKNKIGYTPYIYALKMDVLGKGSTDIVLLLLNSGADPYLLPVSRHSHDLHFAADSRNLEVVESLIKSGADVNAKDVFGHTPLSYAVTSGPLNEEKGDYSIVKLLLDSGADVNTKYGGEYESTAFSDAASADSNYKIVKLLLENGADVNANSFMGSPLHRVMKLRNSNFFTTALLVYYGADVNAEDKYGRLPYSSPPHKSINYRALEQLLLLVCGTNIFHENKNGTSIITKWDLLEVLIFLLFTLTLLTVFVFAPIYFSRKRWQQKRIARETLEAVIPRAVTSLENTLQSNPNGNVLKNRIASFYFDIIYSDWMVDDNNSPFATSYQQVFQGYEVLRRIRKLEVTDSEVQNKITSTSAHIASMKARRFTGSPAPAAVWILVGLVTIIIGFNGKSDSAELVATGLALWGGAIFYLIAASTPLYKINAVGLKESRMDSFLSNFRETSSDPIGGARPHEANLIRLMGFLMMYAFIGALLPVIGIYNFYKNYVRI, translated from the coding sequence ATGAAGACAGGGAAAGGTATCATGACAACCAATGTAAAGCATCACAAAAAGACCATACTGTTCGTGACTATTGCTCTTCTGTATTATTTAACAATAGGAACCATAGTAGCACATTCACAAAACTTGTTTTCGGCTATAGAATACAACGATATTAAAGAGGTAAAGAGATTAATTAGAAATGGGGCAGATGTTAACGGGAAAAATAAAATCGGGTATACTCCGTATATTTATGCTCTCAAAATGGATGTTTTGGGAAAGGGGTCTACAGATATTGTTCTACTTCTACTTAATAGTGGAGCAGATCCATATCTTTTACCTGTAAGCAGGCATTCACATGATTTGCACTTTGCCGCAGATTCTAGGAATTTAGAGGTGGTAGAGAGTTTAATTAAAAGTGGAGCAGATGTTAATGCAAAGGACGTATTTGGGCACACTCCTTTGTCTTATGCTGTTACAAGTGGACCATTGAACGAAGAAAAGGGAGATTATTCTATTGTAAAGTTGCTACTGGATAGCGGCGCTGATGTTAACACAAAATATGGTGGTGAGTACGAGAGCACAGCCTTTAGTGATGCTGCCAGCGCAGATTCTAACTATAAGATTGTAAAATTGTTATTAGAAAATGGAGCGGATGTTAACGCGAATAGCTTCATGGGATCCCCACTGCATCGAGTTATGAAGTTAAGAAATAGTAACTTTTTTACAACTGCGCTATTGGTCTATTACGGAGCAGATGTTAACGCAGAGGACAAGTATGGACGTTTACCTTATTCTTCTCCCCCTCATAAGAGCATAAACTACAGAGCACTTGAACAGCTATTATTGCTGGTTTGTGGGACAAATATTTTCCATGAAAACAAAAATGGAACTTCTATTATTACTAAATGGGATCTACTAGAAGTATTAATATTTTTGCTTTTCACATTGACACTTCTAACCGTGTTTGTCTTTGCACCAATATATTTTAGTCGGAAAAGGTGGCAGCAAAAAAGAATAGCCAGAGAGACCCTTGAAGCGGTTATTCCAAGGGCTGTTACCTCACTCGAAAACACTCTCCAAAGCAATCCTAATGGAAACGTATTAAAGAATAGAATCGCATCCTTTTATTTTGATATTATTTACTCTGATTGGATGGTTGATGATAATAACTCACCTTTTGCTACATCATATCAGCAAGTATTTCAGGGGTATGAGGTTCTTCGTAGAATTAGAAAGTTAGAAGTCACCGATTCTGAAGTGCAAAACAAAATCACCTCAACAAGCGCGCATATTGCTAGCATGAAGGCTAGAAGGTTTACTGGCTCACCTGCTCCTGCGGCAGTATGGATACTGGTAGGGCTAGTGACCATAATAATAGGTTTTAATGGGAAGTCAGACTCTGCTGAATTGGTGGCAACTGGCCTTGCTCTTTGGGGAGGAGCCATATTTTATTTAATCGCCGCGAGCACTCCTTTATATAAAATAAATGCTGTAGGCCTCAAGGAATCGAGAATGGATTCTTTTCTTTCAAATTTTAGAGAGACGTCAAGTGATCCTATTGGGGGAGCGAGGCCCCACGAAGCGAACTTAATTAGGCTCATGGGATTTTTAATGATGTACGCTTTTATTGGAGCATTACTTCCAGTCATAGGAATTTATAATTTTTATAAAAATTATGTCAGGATTTAA
- a CDS encoding TetR/AcrR family transcriptional regulator has product MTKKQRILLSAQEQFGEHGFTGTTLKMIADHAGVAAGLVSHYFGNKDSLFLEAGGALIDQMLTSLKEKAKEADTGLEALRIFIDSYLEFTAANRTTFPTLLRCSPFSDENPQLDRNEIASKFLRLINQIEIYLKKGMKDGSIRELPMPQTSFLIYGNIVGAVRTEFLTPYEIPELFEEACLFIIRSVAAH; this is encoded by the coding sequence ATGACTAAAAAACAAAGAATACTTCTTTCAGCTCAAGAACAATTTGGAGAACACGGCTTTACCGGCACTACCCTGAAAATGATTGCGGACCATGCGGGAGTAGCTGCAGGACTGGTTTCCCACTATTTCGGCAACAAAGACAGTTTGTTCCTTGAAGCCGGAGGAGCATTAATTGATCAAATGCTCACTTCTCTTAAAGAAAAGGCCAAAGAGGCAGACACAGGACTTGAAGCTTTACGGATTTTCATTGATTCCTATCTCGAGTTTACCGCCGCCAACAGAACAACCTTTCCCACCTTGTTAAGATGCTCACCATTCAGTGACGAGAACCCTCAGCTTGATAGAAACGAAATCGCTTCCAAATTCCTGCGTCTTATCAATCAAATTGAGATATACCTAAAAAAAGGAATGAAAGACGGCTCTATTAGAGAGCTCCCTATGCCGCAAACTTCATTCTTAATTTATGGCAACATTGTTGGGGCAGTTCGGACCGAATTTCTAACTCCGTACGAAATACCGGAATTATTTGAAGAAGCATGCCTATTCATCATCAGAAGCGTAGCAGCTCATTAG